A single Acidaminococcus sp. DNA region contains:
- a CDS encoding excinuclease ABC subunit UvrA, translating into MKKVKAEIPEPTHIEVRGARVHNLKNIDVNIPLHKITAIAGVSGSGKSSLALGVLYAEGSRRYLEALSTYTRRRMTQAEKAQVDDIRYVPAALALHQRPGVPGIRSTFGTSTELLNSLRLMYSRLASHRCPNGHYVEPSLNVAAMKEIVCPVCGAHFYGPGAEDLAFNSGGACKTCSGTGLVRTVDESTLVPDENLSIDEGAVLPWQTLMWSLMKDIARDLGVRTDVPFKDLTPKERDIVFNGPPIKHHMVYQNKTDGSAGEMDFTYFNAKYTVENALSHVKDEKGMKRVEKFLKVDVCPDCHGTRLSEAARAPKLRGISLDKACEMTLTELVEWVKGVPASLPEPLRPMAQSICDSFQGVAKRLLDLGLGYLTLDRAASTLSTGERQRMQLARAVRNRTTGVLYVLDEPSIGLHPANIEGLAGVMDDLVADGNTVVLVDHDTRILNHADWMIEMGPEAGADGGQVIAEGTLEAIGKNPKSVIGPFLSNKTVQVRELAPEAHLFDDGRIRLKTGPIHTVKPLDVSFPKGRLSVVTGVSGSGKTTMVLESLLPGLTAQIQNAALPTHVKMVETGGITQVKLIDATPIGINVRSTVATYADVHDQLRKVFAKTEEAKAAGLKAGAFSYNTGSLRCPTCDGTGTISLDVQFLPDVELTCPDCRGTRYNDDAGKIHWTNKESKSYSLPQLMAISVDEALTACRGLSLVEKRLQIVHDLGLGYLTLGEETPGLSGGEAQRLKLASEIGRPQADSLFIFDEPTIGLHPLDVQTLLHVFQTLIEQGATVIVIEHDLDVIHNADYIVDMGPGGGNEGGTVVASGSVEDVRKCKESITGKYI; encoded by the coding sequence ATGAAAAAAGTAAAGGCTGAAATTCCGGAGCCAACTCACATCGAAGTGCGAGGCGCCCGGGTCCATAATTTAAAAAATATTGATGTCAATATTCCGCTGCACAAGATTACAGCCATTGCCGGTGTATCCGGTTCGGGCAAGTCTTCTCTTGCTCTCGGAGTGCTCTATGCGGAAGGTTCCAGACGCTATCTGGAAGCGCTCTCAACGTACACGCGGCGCCGTATGACGCAGGCTGAAAAGGCGCAGGTGGATGATATTCGCTACGTACCGGCTGCGCTGGCACTGCATCAGCGTCCAGGTGTGCCGGGCATTCGCAGTACATTTGGCACGTCGACAGAACTCCTCAATAGTCTCCGCCTCATGTATTCACGCCTGGCCAGCCATCGCTGCCCTAACGGGCACTACGTGGAGCCGTCTCTTAATGTGGCGGCCATGAAGGAAATCGTCTGCCCGGTTTGCGGAGCTCATTTTTACGGGCCCGGGGCCGAAGATCTTGCTTTTAACAGCGGCGGCGCGTGCAAAACCTGCAGCGGCACGGGCCTTGTGCGGACTGTCGACGAGTCGACACTCGTGCCGGATGAAAATCTGTCCATAGATGAAGGGGCTGTGCTGCCGTGGCAGACACTGATGTGGTCGCTCATGAAAGATATTGCCCGTGATCTGGGCGTGCGGACTGACGTGCCCTTTAAAGACCTGACGCCGAAAGAACGGGATATTGTCTTTAACGGTCCTCCTATCAAGCATCATATGGTTTACCAGAATAAAACAGATGGATCGGCCGGTGAAATGGATTTTACCTATTTCAATGCGAAATATACTGTGGAAAATGCCCTGTCTCATGTGAAGGATGAAAAGGGCATGAAGCGCGTCGAAAAATTCCTCAAAGTCGACGTCTGTCCGGACTGCCACGGAACGCGGCTTTCGGAAGCCGCACGGGCTCCCAAGCTGCGCGGGATTTCCCTCGATAAGGCTTGTGAAATGACGCTGACGGAACTGGTGGAATGGGTGAAAGGGGTGCCGGCTTCCCTGCCTGAACCGCTGCGCCCCATGGCACAGAGTATCTGCGATTCTTTTCAAGGTGTGGCCAAACGGCTGCTCGACCTGGGGCTCGGATACCTCACGCTTGACCGCGCTGCTTCGACTTTATCGACGGGTGAGCGGCAGCGGATGCAGCTCGCCCGTGCCGTGCGAAACCGGACGACGGGTGTGCTCTATGTCCTCGATGAACCGTCAATCGGACTTCATCCGGCCAATATTGAGGGTCTTGCCGGAGTAATGGACGACCTCGTGGCTGATGGAAATACGGTTGTGCTTGTTGATCACGATACGCGCATCCTGAATCATGCCGACTGGATGATCGAAATGGGGCCTGAGGCCGGTGCTGATGGAGGACAAGTGATTGCGGAAGGCACACTGGAAGCCATCGGAAAGAATCCAAAATCCGTGATCGGGCCGTTTCTCTCCAACAAGACAGTCCAAGTCAGGGAACTCGCTCCGGAAGCTCATCTTTTTGATGACGGACGCATCCGCCTTAAAACGGGTCCAATCCATACAGTAAAACCGCTTGATGTTTCTTTCCCGAAAGGGCGTCTTTCTGTCGTGACGGGTGTCTCCGGTTCGGGGAAGACGACGATGGTGCTGGAAAGTCTGCTGCCGGGTCTTACGGCGCAGATCCAGAACGCAGCCCTTCCTACTCACGTAAAGATGGTAGAGACGGGCGGTATCACGCAGGTAAAACTCATTGATGCCACGCCAATCGGAATCAACGTTCGCTCTACTGTGGCGACCTATGCCGATGTTCATGATCAGCTCCGTAAAGTCTTCGCCAAAACGGAGGAGGCGAAGGCAGCAGGACTCAAAGCCGGCGCTTTTTCTTATAACACGGGCTCCCTGCGCTGTCCGACCTGTGACGGCACGGGCACTATCAGCCTGGACGTGCAGTTTCTCCCGGACGTGGAGCTGACCTGTCCTGACTGCCGAGGCACAAGGTATAACGATGACGCCGGTAAGATTCACTGGACCAATAAAGAAAGCAAGTCGTACAGCCTGCCGCAGCTCATGGCCATAAGTGTGGACGAAGCTCTCACTGCCTGCAGAGGATTGTCCCTTGTAGAAAAAAGACTGCAGATTGTCCATGACCTGGGCCTCGGGTACTTGACGCTCGGCGAAGAAACGCCGGGCCTGTCGGGCGGTGAAGCACAGCGCCTTAAACTTGCCAGCGAAATCGGCAGACCTCAGGCCGACTCTTTGTTTATCTTCGATGAACCGACCATCGGTCTCCATCCCCTGGATGTGCAGACTCTGCTTCACGTATTCCAGACACTCATTGAGCAGGGCGCGACTGTCATTGTCATTGAACACGATCTCGACGTCATTCATAACGCGGACTATATCGTCGATATGGGACCCGGCGGCGGAAATGAAGGTGGTACTGTCGTGGCGAGTGGGAGCGTGGAGGATGTTAGGAAGTGTAAGGAGAGTATTACGGGAAAGTACATATAA
- a CDS encoding IS110 family transposase, producing the protein MLYVGIDTAKKYRCCVFESEKKAPSEMFVFTYDRDGYDLLLKRISFYHLPPEKIKIGMEDIDPYSTNLASCLADDGFTPYIFSSEMVAQYRKTHTCQNAFPNRDDYLIVCMLRSDLDVEPYTKEKIKEKIRIRNQNEAKSFYASTVRERNEKRQNIARLVKLLFPELPQYIDLDSPAAHALLKKFPSCRKIAGASLRQMQKAVDTASEGSEGSISAELLEQIHEAAKNSKYIGNAADELKLRFLIEDVDMLNSEIPKMKEELKKELD; encoded by the coding sequence ATGCTCTACGTAGGAATTGATACGGCGAAGAAATACAGGTGCTGCGTATTTGAGTCAGAGAAAAAGGCCCCCAGCGAGATGTTTGTGTTCACTTATGACCGGGATGGTTACGACCTGCTGTTAAAACGTATTTCTTTTTATCATCTGCCGCCGGAAAAGATAAAAATAGGTATGGAAGATATTGACCCTTATAGTACAAATCTTGCCAGCTGCCTGGCAGATGATGGCTTTACACCCTACATCTTTTCTTCTGAGATGGTAGCTCAATACAGAAAAACTCATACCTGCCAAAACGCGTTTCCAAATCGCGACGATTATTTGATTGTTTGTATGCTCAGGTCCGATCTTGATGTTGAGCCATATACCAAGGAAAAAATAAAAGAAAAAATTCGAATCAGAAACCAGAATGAAGCAAAGAGTTTTTATGCAAGTACGGTTCGGGAAAGAAATGAAAAAAGACAAAATATTGCTCGTCTTGTCAAACTTCTCTTTCCTGAGCTGCCCCAATACATAGATTTGGATTCCCCTGCGGCTCACGCTTTGCTTAAGAAGTTTCCCAGTTGCCGGAAAATTGCCGGTGCCAGCTTACGACAGATGCAAAAGGCTGTTGATACGGCGTCTGAGGGGTCTGAAGGGAGTATCAGTGCGGAGCTGCTCGAGCAGATTCATGAAGCAGCAAAAAATTCCAAATATATCGGTAATGCTGCTGATGAACTGAAACTGAGATTTTTAATCGAGGACGTAGATATGCTGAATTCAGAAATTCCTAAGATGAAAGAAGAACTGAAGAAAGAGTTAGACTAA
- a CDS encoding 5-methyltetrahydropteroyltriglutamate--homocysteine S-methyltransferase, whose amino-acid sequence MRGNQTYHPISFYKDAEQNLFSDIAKAYQKAVLAFYNHGCRYLQFDDTSWGEFCDLDKRKAYAEQGLDLDQIARNYVKMINEVLTVKPNDMTITMHICRGNFRSTWFSSGGYEPVAKTLFGGCRVDGFFLEYDTDRAGDFKPLRYIQNQKVVLGLITSKHPELEDKEEVKARIREAAKFVPLEQLCLSPQCGFSSTEEGNILTEEDQWKKLTLIKEIAEEVWGA is encoded by the coding sequence GTGCGGGGAAATCAAACTTATCATCCGATTTCATTTTATAAAGATGCTGAACAAAATTTATTCAGTGATATTGCCAAAGCGTATCAAAAAGCGGTACTTGCTTTTTATAACCATGGCTGCCGTTACTTGCAGTTTGATGATACTTCATGGGGAGAATTTTGTGACTTAGATAAGAGAAAAGCTTACGCAGAGCAGGGTCTGGATCTTGATCAAATCGCCCGGAATTATGTAAAGATGATTAATGAAGTCCTGACAGTGAAACCGAATGACATGACGATCACTATGCATATTTGCCGCGGCAACTTCCGTTCCACGTGGTTTTCGTCGGGCGGTTATGAACCGGTTGCCAAGACGCTCTTTGGCGGCTGCAGGGTGGATGGATTTTTCCTGGAGTATGATACGGACCGTGCCGGCGATTTTAAGCCACTGCGGTATATCCAGAACCAAAAAGTGGTGCTGGGACTGATTACATCCAAACATCCCGAATTGGAGGATAAAGAAGAAGTCAAAGCACGCATTCGTGAAGCAGCAAAATTTGTTCCTCTTGAACAGCTTTGCCTGAGCCCTCAGTGTGGTTTTTCTTCTACGGAGGAAGGCAATATTTTAACGGAAGAAGATCAGTGGAAAAAGCTGACTCTCATTAAGGAAATCGCTGAAGAAGTTTGGGGCGCGTGA
- a CDS encoding GntR family transcriptional regulator — protein MPIPVKKEAAPPKTAKERVYNEMREWIISGTLEPGERISDQEIAKYFSVSRTPVREAIQLLADQKLVTVLMGRETRVADINLDEADHLYKLMAVLNQLALEFSFDKMTSQVLQKLRQNNKLLKKAVDARDIKKSLMLDREFHHTFLELSGSYFLNEFCSVLDSHIVRIEHAYYQQLFHGINSVTGHEVILDALEQKNLDKAKEAMAANWLDTLPVLDELKQKNN, from the coding sequence ATGCCAATTCCAGTAAAAAAAGAGGCTGCTCCGCCAAAAACCGCAAAAGAGCGTGTATATAATGAAATGAGGGAATGGATTATTTCCGGTACCTTGGAACCGGGAGAACGCATTTCTGATCAGGAAATTGCCAAATATTTTTCCGTTAGCAGGACGCCGGTTCGCGAAGCGATTCAGCTGCTGGCTGACCAGAAATTAGTGACTGTCCTGATGGGACGTGAGACGCGTGTTGCTGATATCAACCTGGATGAAGCAGATCACCTGTACAAACTGATGGCCGTATTGAATCAGCTGGCTCTCGAATTTAGTTTTGACAAGATGACTTCGCAAGTGCTGCAGAAACTCAGACAGAATAATAAATTACTGAAAAAGGCAGTCGATGCCAGGGACATAAAGAAAAGTCTGATGCTTGACCGTGAGTTTCACCATACTTTTTTGGAACTTTCCGGCAGTTATTTCCTGAATGAATTTTGCAGTGTGCTCGATAGCCATATCGTACGGATTGAACATGCCTACTATCAGCAGCTTTTTCATGGGATTAATTCTGTTACCGGTCATGAAGTGATACTGGATGCACTGGAACAGAAGAATCTTGATAAAGCCAAAGAAGCTATGGCCGCCAATTGGCTGGATACCTTACCCGTGCTGGATGAACTGAAGCAAAAGAACAATTAA
- the dpaL gene encoding diaminopropionate ammonia-lyase, whose protein sequence is MDRFGPAHANEVSAYHRSFPEYTQTPLVSLNDLAEDLGVENIWVKDESYRFGLNAFKVLGGSYCLGSYLAKKLHTSLSDLPYEKLISEEVKKAIGQLTFVTATDGNHGRGIAWTANRLGQRAVVYMPHGSSEERLHNIQALGAEASITDLNYDDTVRMAAQKAKENGWILVQDTAWEGYEEIPGWIMEGYTTMGHEIEQQLGDKRPTHIFLQAGVGAMSGAMTGFFAGLYGDENRPVITIVEPNKADCIYRTAYANDGALHAVTGQMSTIMAGLACGEPCTIGWNVLRDHADNFVSMPDWVAAEGMRILGNPMGGDAKVVSGESGAAGFGLAMEALRNSSLGWLRDELHLDAHSRILCISTEGDTDRENYRRIVWDGAYPSL, encoded by the coding sequence GTGGACCGTTTTGGCCCGGCTCATGCAAATGAAGTCTCCGCTTATCATAGAAGTTTCCCGGAATATACACAAACTCCTCTCGTCAGCTTGAATGATCTTGCTGAGGACCTGGGAGTAGAAAATATCTGGGTAAAAGACGAAAGTTATCGTTTTGGCCTTAATGCCTTTAAGGTACTTGGCGGCAGTTACTGCCTTGGCAGTTATCTGGCTAAAAAGCTTCATACTTCGTTGTCGGATCTGCCCTATGAAAAACTAATCAGTGAAGAAGTAAAGAAAGCCATCGGCCAGTTGACTTTTGTTACAGCAACAGATGGCAATCATGGCCGCGGTATTGCCTGGACGGCCAATCGTCTTGGTCAGAGAGCTGTAGTCTATATGCCTCACGGCAGTTCTGAAGAACGGCTGCATAATATCCAGGCATTGGGAGCCGAAGCATCTATTACAGATTTGAACTATGATGATACGGTTCGCATGGCTGCACAAAAGGCAAAGGAAAATGGTTGGATCCTGGTTCAGGATACGGCCTGGGAAGGGTACGAAGAAATTCCCGGCTGGATTATGGAAGGCTACACCACAATGGGCCATGAAATTGAGCAGCAGCTGGGTGATAAACGCCCGACACATATTTTCCTGCAGGCTGGTGTAGGAGCCATGAGCGGCGCCATGACAGGTTTCTTTGCAGGGCTGTACGGCGATGAAAATCGTCCGGTTATCACCATTGTTGAACCTAATAAAGCGGATTGTATCTACCGTACTGCTTATGCCAACGATGGTGCTCTTCATGCCGTCACCGGGCAGATGTCGACCATTATGGCCGGTCTTGCCTGCGGGGAACCCTGTACAATCGGATGGAATGTTCTTCGAGATCATGCTGATAATTTCGTTTCCATGCCGGATTGGGTTGCTGCGGAAGGAATGCGAATCCTCGGCAATCCCATGGGTGGGGACGCAAAAGTCGTTTCCGGTGAAAGCGGTGCTGCCGGATTCGGCCTTGCCATGGAGGCTCTCCGCAATTCGAGCCTGGGATGGCTCAGAGATGAGCTTCATCTGGATGCCCATTCGCGTATCCTGTGCATCTCTACGGAAGGCGACACGGACCGTGAAAATTACCGCCGCATTGTCTGGGATGGTGCTTATCCGAGTCTTTAA
- a CDS encoding amidohydrolase has protein sequence MEITREKLSVLPENEAAFKTFLEELRHELHRHPEPSMKEVHTAAFVADILKKLGLEVTEHIGGTGIVATLSNGTSKKTIGLRSEMDALQMQETSGVPYTSENAGCAHACGHDGHMTMLLGAAIKLAHDRNFNGTVRFFFQPGEESGEGAKAMIADGVLDKFPVDEIYDIHNQPTKPFGVLRTRIGGIQASEDDFKITITGKGGHASKPHLAIDPLVIGAEIVLALQTIVSRYVNPQDCAVVSCTEFHTDGSHNAIGTHAVITGDCRSYSPAVQDIIENKMRAIVDHICTLNGATGTAEYNRCFAPTINDEQCVTRMLSSARKALGKDNAGFVDAPSMGSEDFGAFLQKVPGAVAFIETCEESDAAKAIGLHNAAYNFNDRIIPYGVRFWCQLVTDYLTE, from the coding sequence ATGGAAATCACCAGGGAAAAACTGTCCGTCTTACCTGAAAATGAGGCTGCGTTCAAGACTTTTCTTGAAGAACTGCGCCATGAACTGCACCGCCATCCGGAGCCTTCCATGAAGGAAGTTCACACAGCTGCGTTCGTTGCTGATATTTTGAAAAAGCTGGGGCTTGAAGTAACGGAGCATATTGGCGGCACGGGTATTGTTGCCACGCTTTCCAATGGAACTTCCAAAAAGACCATCGGCCTGCGTTCCGAAATGGATGCCCTGCAGATGCAGGAAACGAGTGGTGTCCCCTACACCTCTGAAAATGCAGGCTGTGCCCATGCCTGCGGCCACGATGGCCATATGACAATGCTGCTCGGAGCTGCTATTAAACTGGCTCATGACCGTAATTTCAACGGCACGGTCCGTTTCTTCTTTCAGCCCGGTGAAGAAAGCGGTGAAGGTGCCAAGGCCATGATTGCGGATGGCGTACTCGATAAGTTCCCGGTCGATGAAATTTATGACATCCACAATCAGCCTACAAAACCATTCGGAGTCCTGCGCACCAGGATTGGCGGCATCCAAGCCAGTGAAGATGACTTCAAAATTACCATCACGGGCAAGGGCGGACATGCTTCCAAACCGCATTTAGCCATTGACCCGCTGGTAATCGGTGCCGAAATAGTCCTGGCACTGCAGACCATTGTTTCCCGCTATGTCAACCCGCAGGACTGTGCCGTAGTTTCCTGCACGGAATTCCATACAGATGGGTCTCACAACGCCATCGGTACTCATGCTGTCATTACAGGCGACTGCCGCAGTTACTCTCCTGCGGTCCAAGACATCATTGAAAATAAAATGCGTGCTATCGTTGATCACATTTGCACTCTGAACGGTGCGACAGGCACAGCAGAATATAACCGCTGCTTTGCACCGACAATCAATGATGAACAGTGCGTCACTCGTATGTTATCATCTGCCAGAAAAGCATTAGGAAAAGACAACGCAGGATTTGTTGACGCTCCTTCCATGGGATCTGAAGACTTTGGGGCCTTTCTGCAAAAAGTACCGGGGGCCGTTGCCTTCATAGAGACTTGTGAAGAATCAGATGCAGCAAAAGCAATCGGTCTACATAATGCGGCTTATAATTTCAACGATCGAATCATTCCTTACGGTGTGCGATTCTGGTGCCAGCTTGTCACCGATTATCTTACCGAATAA
- a CDS encoding AbgT family transporter, whose product MGDDKKKKISTVPHPIFIILIIVAIASIATHFIPVGVYDRVTNSLGKMAVVPGSFHLVKSTPVTLLQFLTAFPRAFIKAGDIIAMTFFAGGSIAVLRKTGLITLGIEYLARKCQNNKTAIIPVMMLGVCCIDTLIGMPELYIVYLTITYPLMLRLGFDSLVAAASIMCGGIAGFSCGIANPYTVVIGQKMSDLPIYSGSGYRFICMMIMYAIAVIYVMRYARKVLKNPQISPTYEADQKKRENIEVPSADKLIFTKRFALETLYCIVVLAITFNGLINLGWDLPEMCGLFFLMGFGGGLIGGLHVNEIFDDFINGCKEMVYGVIMIAAGTAVSVVMADGNITDAIVNALSNGLQLVPRDLSVIGIFLAVTILNFFNGSGSGKAVVLFPMLVPLADVLGIHRQVMVLAYQFGDGFSNILYPNGGSMNVCTGYVGVAYPIWLKFYLPLFAIWYVAGFIMLIAAQWIGLGPF is encoded by the coding sequence ATGGGTGACGACAAAAAGAAAAAAATAAGTACAGTGCCCCATCCAATATTTATCATTTTAATCATTGTGGCCATTGCCAGTATCGCAACCCACTTTATTCCCGTCGGTGTCTACGACCGCGTTACCAATTCCCTCGGTAAAATGGCCGTTGTCCCCGGCAGCTTTCACCTGGTAAAAAGTACACCAGTCACGCTGCTGCAGTTCCTGACAGCTTTCCCGCGCGCTTTCATCAAAGCAGGTGATATCATTGCCATGACGTTCTTTGCCGGCGGTTCCATTGCCGTTCTGCGAAAGACCGGACTAATCACGCTGGGCATTGAATATCTTGCCCGTAAATGCCAGAACAACAAAACTGCCATCATTCCTGTGATGATGCTTGGTGTCTGCTGCATCGATACGCTAATCGGTATGCCGGAACTGTATATTGTTTACCTGACAATCACCTACCCGTTAATGTTACGCTTGGGATTTGACTCCCTCGTGGCGGCAGCCTCAATCATGTGCGGCGGTATTGCCGGTTTCTCCTGCGGCATTGCTAACCCTTACACGGTAGTTATCGGACAGAAAATGAGTGATCTGCCCATTTATTCCGGAAGCGGTTATCGTTTTATCTGCATGATGATCATGTATGCCATTGCTGTCATCTATGTCATGCGCTACGCCCGTAAGGTTCTGAAAAATCCGCAAATCTCCCCGACTTATGAAGCGGACCAGAAAAAACGGGAAAACATCGAAGTTCCTTCTGCTGACAAATTAATTTTTACCAAACGCTTTGCACTGGAAACGTTGTACTGCATCGTTGTGCTTGCCATCACTTTTAACGGCCTTATCAACCTGGGATGGGATCTTCCGGAAATGTGCGGTCTCTTCTTCCTGATGGGCTTTGGCGGAGGCCTGATTGGCGGGCTGCATGTCAATGAAATTTTTGACGATTTCATCAACGGGTGCAAAGAAATGGTCTACGGCGTCATCATGATTGCTGCCGGTACCGCTGTTTCTGTCGTCATGGCAGACGGTAACATTACGGACGCCATCGTAAACGCCCTGTCCAACGGTCTCCAACTGGTGCCGCGCGACCTGTCCGTCATCGGTATCTTCCTTGCAGTTACCATTCTGAACTTCTTTAACGGGTCCGGTTCCGGCAAGGCCGTGGTCCTTTTCCCGATGCTGGTACCCCTGGCTGACGTGCTGGGTATTCACCGTCAGGTTATGGTATTGGCTTATCAGTTCGGTGATGGTTTTTCCAACATCCTATACCCCAACGGCGGCAGCATGAACGTCTGCACAGGTTATGTAGGCGTAGCCTATCCTATCTGGCTGAAGTTCTATCTTCCTCTCTTCGCAATTTGGTACGTGGCAGGCTTCATCATGTTGATTGCTGCCCAATGGATAGGATTAGGGCCATTCTGA
- a CDS encoding amidohydrolase, translating to MEITTEKLSKLPEDTQAFTKFLTDLRHELHRHPEPSMKEVHTAAFVADILKKLGLEVTEHIGGTGVVATLSNGTSKKAIGLRAELDALQMQETNGVPYASENAGCAHACGHDGHMTMLLGAAIKLAHDRNFNGTVRFFFQPGEESGEGAKAMIADGVLDKLPVDEMFTIHNSPTKAFGTIRTNTGGFQASEDDFKISITGKGGHASKPHLAIDPLVIGAEVVLALQTIVSRYVSPQDCAVVSCTEFHTDGSHNAIGTHAVITGDCRSYSPAVQDIIENKMRAIVDHICTLNGATGTVEYDRCFAPTINDSNCTTQFVKAARDVLGKENGVDDEVPSMGSEDFGAFLLEKPGAYADLGTCELKDSSQAVGLHNAAFDFNDHAIAKGVDVWCQLVKNYLAE from the coding sequence ATGGAAATCACGACTGAAAAGCTTTCGAAGTTACCCGAAGATACGCAGGCTTTCACAAAGTTTCTTACTGACCTGCGCCATGAATTGCACCGCCATCCGGAACCTTCCATGAAAGAAGTTCACACGGCTGCGTTTGTTGCCGATATATTAAAAAAGCTGGGGCTTGAAGTAACGGAACATATTGGCGGCACGGGTGTTGTTGCCACCCTTTCAAATGGTACTTCCAAAAAGGCCATTGGTCTTCGAGCTGAATTGGATGCCCTGCAGATGCAGGAAACCAACGGCGTCCCTTATGCATCCGAAAATGCAGGCTGTGCCCATGCCTGCGGTCACGACGGTCATATGACAATGCTGCTCGGAGCTGCTATTAAACTGGCTCATGACCGTAATTTCAACGGCACAGTCCGTTTCTTCTTTCAGCCCGGTGAAGAAAGCGGTGAAGGTGCCAAGGCCATGATTGCTGACGGTGTGCTCGACAAATTACCAGTCGATGAAATGTTTACCATTCACAATTCCCCGACCAAAGCTTTTGGAACGATTCGGACGAATACGGGCGGATTTCAGGCGAGTGAAGATGACTTCAAAATTTCCATCACAGGTAAAGGTGGGCATGCTTCCAAACCGCATTTGGCGATTGATCCGCTGGTAATCGGCGCTGAAGTTGTTCTGGCACTGCAGACCATCGTTTCCCGCTATGTCAGTCCGCAGGACTGTGCCGTAGTTTCCTGCACTGAATTCCATACGGATGGATCCCATAATGCCATCGGTACTCATGCTGTCATTACAGGTGATTGCCGCAGCTACTCTCCTGCGGTCCAGGACATCATTGAAAATAAAATGCGTGCCATCGTTGATCACATTTGCACTCTGAACGGTGCGACAGGCACAGTAGAATACGACCGCTGCTTTGCACCGACTATTAATGATTCAAACTGTACAACACAATTTGTCAAGGCAGCCCGCGACGTTCTCGGCAAGGAAAACGGCGTGGACGACGAAGTACCGTCCATGGGTTCTGAAGATTTTGGTGCTTTTCTCCTGGAAAAACCAGGTGCTTATGCAGACCTTGGAACCTGTGAATTGAAGGATAGCTCCCAAGCTGTCGGTCTGCACAATGCCGCTTTTGATTTCAATGATCATGCCATTGCAAAGGGTGTCGATGTCTGGTGTCAGCTAGTTAAAAATTATCTGGCTGAGTAA
- a CDS encoding flavin reductase family protein, with the protein MQQGNLRRAFTYFESGPVLLVTTHDAGTDDIMTISWHMVMDFSPHIAITTGPWNESYQRILDTKECTLCVPGVDLLDAAIRIGTTNGSKVDKFTDCHFSKLPGKSVRAPLIGECLAALECRLEQVVDDYGILIFKGLRLWENPDRTERRTFHANGDGTFFADGELFNRREAMRQWVPEGCERL; encoded by the coding sequence ATGCAGCAGGGGAATCTCAGACGGGCATTTACGTATTTTGAATCGGGACCGGTGCTTCTTGTGACGACTCATGATGCCGGAACGGATGACATTATGACGATATCATGGCATATGGTCATGGATTTTTCACCGCATATTGCCATTACGACGGGCCCGTGGAACGAATCGTATCAGCGCATTCTCGATACGAAAGAATGCACCCTTTGCGTACCTGGCGTGGACCTCTTGGATGCGGCCATCCGCATTGGTACCACAAACGGCAGTAAAGTGGATAAATTCACAGACTGCCATTTTTCTAAACTGCCCGGCAAATCTGTCAGGGCTCCGCTTATCGGAGAATGTCTGGCTGCCCTGGAATGCCGGTTGGAACAAGTTGTCGATGATTACGGTATCTTGATTTTTAAAGGACTGCGCCTTTGGGAAAATCCGGACCGGACGGAGCGAAGAACGTTTCACGCCAATGGTGATGGCACTTTCTTTGCCGATGGTGAGCTCTTTAATCGTCGTGAAGCCATGCGTCAATGGGTACCTGAAGGCTGTGAACGGCTGTAA
- a CDS encoding flavin reductase family protein produces MKTREIELSKITSILDPIVGMRDHWYLVTAESGGKANTLTAGWGAFGNVWEKKVAIVFIRPQRYTKKFMDASGRFTLTFFEGHQDELLYLGSHSGKDVPDKIEKAGLHLTHVDGQPTYEEGKYVLFCKTLYTQPQKPENFIDAKLAEETFPDKDYSVMYVAEIEKAMALKK; encoded by the coding sequence ATGAAAACGAGAGAAATTGAACTTTCCAAGATTACTTCTATTCTGGATCCGATTGTGGGAATGAGAGATCATTGGTATCTTGTAACGGCGGAATCTGGCGGCAAGGCTAACACGCTGACAGCAGGGTGGGGCGCCTTCGGCAACGTATGGGAAAAGAAAGTTGCTATCGTATTCATCCGTCCGCAGCGTTACACCAAGAAATTTATGGACGCCAGCGGCCGTTTTACCTTGACATTCTTTGAGGGTCACCAGGATGAACTGCTGTATCTGGGCAGCCACTCCGGCAAGGATGTACCTGACAAAATCGAAAAAGCAGGCCTCCATCTCACTCATGTGGATGGCCAGCCCACATATGAAGAAGGTAAGTATGTGCTTTTCTGCAAGACCCTTTATACGCAGCCCCAGAAGCCGGAGAACTTCATTGATGCCAAGTTAGCAGAGGAGACCTTCCCGGATAAGGACTATTCCGTCATGTACGTCGCGGAGATTGAAAAAGCTATGGCACTGAAAAAGTAA